One window from the genome of Motilibacter aurantiacus encodes:
- a CDS encoding TIGR03557 family F420-dependent LLM class oxidoreductase, whose amino-acid sequence MSPRIGYFLSCEEYSPSQLIEQAKLAERAGFEALWISDHFHPWNDAQGNSAYVWGMIGAISQACSLPITTAVTCPILRQHPAIVAQAAATAKVLTNGRFTLGIGTGEALNEHVLGQRWPNTDVRLSMLGEAVDVMRQLWTGESVTHHGDHYTVEDARIYTLPDEPVKVYVSAFGPKALEVAARIGDGLCSTMPEADVVSSFKEKAGPGKPAQVGYKVSYSTDPERALDYAHELWFNEGIPGEAAQVLSSPKHFEQLAPLVTRDAVAGSTVHEADVDKHVAEFAKYADAGYDEVFIADMGPEYEGFFRFYEKDVLPRIRG is encoded by the coding sequence ATGAGCCCGCGCATCGGCTACTTCCTGTCCTGCGAGGAGTACTCGCCCAGCCAGCTGATCGAGCAGGCCAAGCTCGCCGAGCGGGCCGGCTTCGAGGCGCTCTGGATCTCGGACCACTTCCACCCCTGGAACGACGCGCAGGGCAACAGCGCGTACGTCTGGGGCATGATCGGCGCCATCTCCCAGGCCTGCTCGCTGCCCATCACGACGGCCGTGACCTGCCCGATCCTGCGCCAGCACCCGGCGATCGTCGCGCAGGCCGCGGCGACGGCGAAGGTCCTGACCAACGGGCGGTTCACCCTCGGCATCGGGACCGGGGAGGCGCTCAACGAGCACGTGCTCGGGCAGCGCTGGCCCAACACCGACGTCCGGCTCTCCATGCTCGGGGAGGCCGTCGACGTGATGCGCCAGCTGTGGACCGGGGAGTCCGTGACCCACCACGGCGACCACTACACGGTCGAGGACGCGCGCATCTACACGCTGCCCGACGAGCCGGTGAAGGTGTACGTCTCGGCCTTCGGGCCCAAGGCCCTCGAGGTCGCGGCCCGGATCGGCGACGGCCTGTGCTCGACCATGCCGGAGGCGGACGTGGTCTCCTCGTTCAAGGAGAAGGCCGGGCCCGGCAAGCCGGCGCAGGTCGGGTACAAGGTGAGCTACTCGACCGACCCCGAGAGGGCGCTCGACTACGCGCACGAGCTCTGGTTCAACGAGGGCATCCCCGGTGAGGCCGCGCAGGTGCTCTCCTCCCCCAAGCACTTCGAGCAGCTGGCCCCGCTGGTCACCCGCGACGCCGTCGCCGGGTCGACGGTCCACGAGGCGGACGTCGACAAGCACGTGGCCGAGTTCGCCAAGTACGCCGACGCCGGATACGACGAGGTCTTCATCGCGGACATGGGCCCGGAGTACGAGGGCTTCTTCCGCTTCTACGAGAAGGACGTGCTGCCGCGGATCCGCGGGTGA
- a CDS encoding response regulator transcription factor, whose protein sequence is MLSLVIAGSGTSLAGLLDGDPTLLVLEVTDDAAQAARLAGLHRPDVVLLDLGTDGAGGETVRAVLSATSDTKVLCIARQATPAVIAELLAAGATGLLDPADPPPDPGTVVRAVADGHVVLASPAAGAAWRELLPPSG, encoded by the coding sequence ATGCTCTCGCTCGTGATCGCCGGGTCGGGGACGTCGCTCGCGGGCCTGCTGGACGGGGACCCGACACTGCTGGTCCTCGAGGTCACCGACGACGCCGCGCAGGCGGCTCGGCTGGCCGGGCTGCACCGGCCCGACGTCGTCCTGCTCGACCTCGGCACGGACGGCGCCGGCGGCGAGACCGTTCGCGCGGTGCTCTCGGCCACCTCCGACACCAAGGTCCTCTGCATCGCCCGGCAGGCCACGCCGGCGGTGATCGCCGAGCTGCTCGCAGCCGGGGCCACGGGGCTGCTCGACCCGGCGGACCCGCCGCCGGACCCCGGCACGGTCGTACGAGCGGTCGCCGACGGGCACGTCGTCCTCGCCTCGCCCGCCGCCGGCGCGGCGTGGCGCGAGCTGCTGCCGCCCTCGGGCTGA
- a CDS encoding EAL domain-containing protein, producing MHELDIRRVPGTSAAGAGRVAPRVEPPPLEPPRLESLAMLAARLLGAPRASIWLRGSSASGLVAAWGGPPTLSAAALGDLVVASGRSLAVPGPLAERALRRGAADRGRSIGIPTRGEDGAVTGAVCVEHVRGGFADGPTAWQLLDGVARQVGEVLAPARPAAPSPAREAPGQALAAPGRRPADRTAERPPLATYAPAPEDAEQCAGPPPHTCCHERAPSSAPGRGRLAAELGVALRATGQLSVAYQPSVALRDGSLHAVEALLRWRHPVHGPLTTTHFIDVAEERELIVPLGSWVLRAACTEAAGWYRRAGERTPRVWVNVSARQLGRHQLAACVAETLRATGLPAHKLGLEVTERQALEATEPVLQELGDLTRLGCGLALDDFGTGHSDIPRLRALPVDTLKIDRTYVAGLGADRTDTALTAGMVALARALGLAVVAEGVETTAQRRLLQELGCDAAQGYLFHRPGPAAVVERLLERAAG from the coding sequence GTGCACGAGCTCGACATCCGCCGCGTGCCCGGCACGAGCGCGGCGGGGGCAGGACGGGTCGCGCCCCGCGTCGAGCCGCCCCCTCTCGAGCCGCCCCGCCTCGAGTCGCTCGCCATGCTCGCGGCGCGGCTGCTCGGGGCGCCGCGCGCCTCGATCTGGCTGCGGGGCTCGTCGGCGTCCGGCCTCGTCGCGGCCTGGGGCGGGCCGCCGACGCTCTCCGCGGCCGCCCTGGGTGACCTCGTGGTCGCGAGCGGGCGCTCGCTCGCGGTCCCCGGTCCGCTCGCGGAGCGCGCGCTGCGTCGCGGAGCGGCCGACAGGGGCCGGAGCATCGGCATCCCGACCCGGGGCGAGGACGGCGCCGTCACGGGCGCTGTGTGCGTGGAACACGTCCGCGGCGGGTTCGCCGACGGCCCGACGGCCTGGCAGCTGCTCGACGGCGTCGCGCGCCAGGTGGGGGAGGTGCTCGCGCCGGCCCGGCCGGCTGCGCCGTCTCCGGCCCGGGAGGCGCCGGGACAGGCGCTCGCAGCTCCTGGCCGGCGGCCCGCGGACCGGACGGCCGAGCGGCCGCCGCTCGCCACGTACGCGCCGGCGCCTGAGGACGCCGAGCAGTGCGCAGGGCCGCCGCCGCACACGTGCTGCCACGAGCGCGCGCCGAGCTCCGCGCCCGGGCGAGGCAGGCTGGCAGCCGAGCTGGGTGTCGCGCTGCGGGCGACGGGGCAGCTCAGCGTGGCGTACCAACCGTCCGTCGCGCTCCGGGACGGCTCGCTGCATGCCGTCGAGGCTTTGCTGCGCTGGCGGCATCCGGTGCACGGGCCGCTCACCACCACCCACTTCATCGACGTGGCCGAGGAGCGTGAGCTCATCGTCCCGCTCGGCTCGTGGGTGTTGCGGGCGGCGTGCACCGAGGCGGCAGGCTGGTACCGGCGGGCCGGTGAGCGCACGCCGCGGGTGTGGGTGAACGTGTCGGCGCGACAGCTCGGACGGCACCAGCTGGCCGCCTGCGTGGCCGAGACGCTGCGCGCGACCGGTCTGCCTGCCCACAAGCTCGGGCTCGAGGTGACCGAGCGGCAGGCCCTCGAGGCGACGGAGCCGGTCCTGCAGGAGCTGGGCGACCTGACGCGGCTCGGCTGCGGGCTCGCCCTCGACGACTTCGGCACCGGGCACAGCGACATCCCGCGGCTGCGGGCACTTCCGGTGGACACGCTGAAGATCGATCGGACGTACGTCGCGGGGCTGGGCGCCGACCGGACCGATACCGCCTTGACGGCGGGCATGGTCGCTCTCGCCAGGGCTCTCGGACTGGCCGTCGTCGCGGAGGGCGTGGAGACGACGGCGCAGCGGCGGCTGCTGCAGGAGCTCGGCTGCGACGCCGCACAGGGCTACCTCTTCCACCGACCCGGGCCGGCCGCCGTGGTCGAGCGGTTGCTCGAGCGCGCGGCGGGGTGA
- a CDS encoding DUF72 domain-containing protein, with the protein MSSYAARFPVLEVQHTFYEPPDDALLRRWRASVPDGFEFTVKAWQVITHESSSPTYRRLKQPLPPEQRGQVGSFRSTPAVLEGWARTVHCAGLLDATAVLLQCPKSFRPTAENVDRMRSFLGAVDRPPGVRLLWEPRGDWPADLVRTLCRELALAHVADPMQAETVTPEQTYYRLHGTSGMRHVHSDEELQRLRGLVAERSAPYVMFNNLPRARDAERFLALLAAAGQPAAAAGRSAPAAR; encoded by the coding sequence ATGTCGTCCTACGCGGCCCGGTTTCCCGTGCTCGAGGTCCAGCACACGTTCTACGAGCCGCCCGACGACGCTCTGCTCCGCCGCTGGCGCGCGTCGGTGCCGGACGGCTTCGAGTTCACCGTCAAGGCATGGCAGGTCATCACCCACGAGTCCTCGAGCCCGACCTACCGCCGGCTCAAGCAGCCGCTCCCGCCCGAGCAGCGCGGCCAGGTGGGCTCGTTCCGCTCGACGCCCGCGGTGCTCGAGGGATGGGCGCGCACCGTGCACTGCGCAGGCCTGCTCGACGCGACCGCCGTCCTCCTGCAATGCCCGAAGAGCTTCCGACCCACTGCCGAGAACGTCGACCGCATGCGTTCCTTCCTCGGCGCGGTGGACCGCCCGCCGGGCGTCCGGCTGCTGTGGGAGCCGCGCGGCGACTGGCCGGCCGACCTCGTCCGCACGCTCTGCCGGGAGCTGGCGCTCGCCCATGTCGCCGACCCGATGCAGGCCGAGACGGTGACGCCCGAGCAGACCTACTACCGGCTCCACGGCACGTCGGGGATGCGGCACGTGCACAGTGACGAGGAGCTGCAGCGTCTTCGCGGCCTCGTCGCAGAGCGGTCGGCGCCGTACGTGATGTTCAACAACCTGCCACGGGCCCGCGACGCCGAGCGCTTCCTCGCGCTCCTGGCAGCTGCAGGGCAGCCCGCGGCCGCGGCTGGTCGATCAGCCCCGGCCGCGCGCTGA
- a CDS encoding NAD(P)/FAD-dependent oxidoreductase: MQSSLRSVVVVGGGLAGLSTCSALRAFGFAEELVLLAAEPHLPYDRPPLSKEVLTGALSPAGVELRPEQWYADNRVDVRLGTRAVALRAGEGAVETGDGRVVRADAVVLATGGVPRPLPVPGGELARVLRTRDDAEELRAALAPGARLLVVGGGLIGAEVASSAMSLGCEVTVADPDPLPLAGAVGAVVAAHLHAQHPAAGVRVLEAGVTALERRGAAVHARLSANPVAEEVEADVVLAGIGIVPDDGLASAAGADVGAGVLVGPDMRSSIPEILAVGDVARPRGSRGPLARREHWEAAVRTGEAAAAALLGTPAPAPVQPWFWTDRYGVHVEVAGLVPPEAAPVLRGDPASGSFAVFFLEAGRLAAAVSVDRGPEARASRRLVDAAAAVEPATLADESVDLRKLARATRG, encoded by the coding sequence ATGCAGTCCTCGCTCCGGTCGGTGGTGGTCGTCGGTGGAGGGCTCGCCGGCCTGAGCACCTGTTCTGCGCTTCGTGCATTCGGATTCGCTGAAGAGCTGGTGCTGCTTGCTGCGGAGCCGCACCTTCCCTACGATCGGCCGCCACTGAGCAAGGAAGTGCTCACGGGCGCCTTGAGCCCAGCGGGCGTCGAGCTGCGGCCGGAGCAGTGGTACGCCGACAACCGCGTCGACGTGCGGCTCGGCACGCGCGCGGTCGCCCTGCGGGCGGGGGAGGGGGCCGTCGAGACCGGGGACGGGAGGGTGGTCCGGGCCGACGCCGTGGTCCTCGCGACCGGCGGCGTGCCCCGGCCGCTGCCCGTGCCCGGCGGCGAGCTGGCCCGGGTGCTGCGGACGCGGGACGACGCGGAGGAGCTGCGCGCGGCCCTCGCGCCGGGGGCGCGGCTGCTCGTCGTCGGCGGGGGGCTCATCGGCGCGGAGGTGGCCTCGAGCGCGATGTCGCTGGGCTGCGAGGTGACGGTCGCCGACCCCGACCCGCTCCCGCTCGCCGGCGCGGTCGGCGCGGTCGTCGCGGCGCACCTGCACGCGCAGCACCCGGCTGCGGGGGTGCGCGTCCTCGAGGCGGGTGTCACCGCGCTGGAGCGGCGCGGCGCGGCGGTGCACGCACGGCTCTCGGCGAACCCCGTGGCCGAGGAGGTCGAGGCCGATGTCGTGCTGGCCGGCATCGGCATCGTCCCGGACGACGGGCTGGCGTCCGCGGCGGGGGCGGACGTCGGGGCGGGGGTGCTCGTCGGGCCGGACATGCGAAGCTCGATTCCGGAGATCTTGGCCGTGGGCGATGTGGCCCGCCCGCGCGGCTCCAGGGGCCCGCTCGCGCGGCGGGAGCACTGGGAGGCGGCCGTGCGCACCGGTGAGGCCGCTGCGGCGGCCCTGCTGGGCACGCCGGCGCCGGCGCCGGTGCAGCCGTGGTTCTGGACCGACCGCTACGGCGTGCACGTCGAGGTGGCGGGCTTGGTACCGCCGGAGGCGGCGCCCGTGCTGCGCGGCGACCCGGCGTCCGGCTCCTTCGCCGTCTTCTTCCTCGAGGCCGGACGCCTGGCCGCGGCCGTCTCGGTCGATCGCGGCCCCGAGGCGCGGGCCTCGCGGCGGCTGGTGGACGCCGCGGCGGCGGTCGAGCCGGCGACGCTGGCCGACGAGTCGGTGGACCTGCGCAAGCTCGCACGCGCTACGCGTGGATGA
- a CDS encoding pirin family protein: MIVDVRRSADRFATRTDWLDMRSSFSFEHHYDPANISFGLLLAVNEVSLAPGTGFDTHAHRDVEVVTWVLSGTLLHSDSAGHSGAVRPGQVQRMGAGRGVEHTERAPAAEPVRFLQMWLRPAEHGTEPEYSQRDVGDALGGGGWVTVASGTGQGVPLAQPAAALHVARLPAGGRVPLPAAPYLHLFVARGDVQVEGVGKLSAGDAARLREVEDGTLCATGAAEVLAWEMSAMPR, encoded by the coding sequence CCCGCACCGACTGGCTCGACATGCGCTCGTCGTTCTCCTTCGAGCACCACTACGACCCGGCCAACATCTCCTTCGGGCTGCTGCTCGCCGTCAACGAGGTCTCGCTCGCCCCGGGGACCGGCTTCGACACCCACGCGCACCGCGACGTCGAGGTCGTCACGTGGGTGCTGTCCGGCACGCTGCTGCACTCGGACTCGGCCGGGCACTCGGGCGCCGTACGCCCCGGGCAGGTCCAGCGGATGGGGGCCGGGCGCGGGGTGGAGCACACCGAGCGGGCGCCGGCCGCGGAGCCGGTGCGCTTCCTGCAGATGTGGCTGCGGCCCGCCGAGCACGGCACGGAGCCCGAGTACTCCCAACGGGACGTGGGGGACGCCCTCGGCGGCGGGGGCTGGGTCACGGTCGCGTCGGGGACGGGGCAGGGCGTCCCGCTCGCACAGCCGGCCGCGGCGCTGCACGTCGCCCGGCTCCCGGCGGGCGGCCGCGTGCCGCTGCCCGCCGCGCCGTACCTGCACCTGTTCGTCGCCCGGGGGGACGTGCAGGTCGAGGGCGTGGGCAAGCTCTCCGCCGGGGACGCGGCGCGTCTGAGGGAGGTCGAGGACGGGACGCTCTGCGCCACCGGCGCGGCCGAGGTCCTGGCCTGGGAGATGTCGGCGATGCCGCGCTGA